From a region of the Canis lupus dingo isolate Sandy chromosome 5, ASM325472v2, whole genome shotgun sequence genome:
- the USP1 gene encoding ubiquitin carboxyl-terminal hydrolase 1 isoform X3, translating into MPGVIPSESNGLSRGSPSKKNRLSLKFFQKKETKRALDFTDSQENEEKASEYRGSEIDQVVPAAQSSPVHCEKRENLLPFVGLNNLGNTCYLNSILQVLYFCPGFKSGVKHLFNIISRKKEALKDEANQKDKGSCKEDSLASYELICSLQSLIISVEQLQASFLLNPEKYTDELATQPRRLLNTLRELNPMYEGYLQHDAQEVLQCILGNIQETCQLLKKEEVKNVVELSTKIEEKPHQKEEMSGINSIEMDNLRPSEDYKEKLPKGNGKRKSDTEFGNMKKKVKVSKEHQSLEENQRQTRSKRKATGDTLEIPSKIIPKCVSENESARPSQKKSRVKINWLKPATKQPSILSKFCSLGKITTNQGSKEQLKENEYDLEEDLGKCENDNTTNGCELESPGDNVKPVNVNEVKPINKGAEQIGFELVEKLFQGQLVLRTRCLECESLTERREDFQDISVPVQEDELSKVEESSEISPEPKTEMKTLRWAISQFASVERIVGEDKYFCENCHHYTEAERSLLFDKMPEVITIHLKCFAASGLEFDCYGGGLSKINTPLLTPLKLSLEEWSTKPTNDSYGLFAVVMHSGITISSGHYTASVKVTDLNSLELDKGNFVIDQMCEIDQEQESDALYHTSFNIVLEALNITVKRKKDSTDKLLQLSEFGNILM; encoded by the exons atgCCTGGTGTCATACCTAGTGAAAGTAATGGGCTTTCAAGAGGTAGCCCGtcaaagaaaaacagactttCCTTGAAGttttttcagaaaaaggaaactaagaGAGCCCTGGATTTCACGGATtctcaagaaaatgaagaaaaggctTCTGAATATAGAGGATCTGAAAT TGATCAAGTTGTCCCTGCAGCACAGTCCTCACCTGTACACtgtgagaagagagaaaacttaCTACCCTTTGTGGGACTGAATAATCTCGGCAACACTTGTTACCTTAATAGTATACTTCAG GTATTATATTTTTGTCCTGGTTTTAAATCTGGAGTGAAGCACTTATTCAACATTATttcaaggaagaaagaagccCTAAAAGATGAAGCCAATCAAAAAgataag GGAAGTTGCAAAGAAGATTCTTTGGCAAGTTATGAACTAATATGCAGTTTACAGTCCTTGATCATTTCAGTTGAACAGCTTCAGGCTAGCTTTCTCTTAAATCCAGAAAAATACACTGATGAACTTGCTACTCAGCCAAGGCGACTGCTTAACACACTCAG ggAACTCAACCCTATGTATGAAGGATATCTACAGCATGATGCACAGGAAGTATTACAGTGTATTTTGGGAAACATTCAAGAAACATGCCAActcctaaaaaaagaagaagtaaaaaatgtGGTAGAATTATCTACTAAGATAGAAGAAAAACCTCATCAGAAAGAGGAAATGAGTGGTATTAACAGCATAGAGATGGACAATCTTAGGCCTTCtgaagattataaagaaaaactcccaaaaggaaatgggaaaagaaaaagtgacactGAATTTGGTAAcatgaagaaaaaagttaaagtatCCAAGGAACACCAGTCATTGGAAGAGAACCAGAGACAAACCAGATCAAAAAGGAAAGCTACAGGTGATACGTTAGAGATTCCTTCTAAAATAATCCCCAAGTGtgtttctgaaaatgaaagtGCAAGACCCTcacaaaagaaatcaagagttaaaatAAATTGGTTAAAGCCTGCAACTAAGCAACCCAGCATTCTTTCTAAATTCTGTAGTCTGGGGAAAATAACAACAAACCAGGGATCCAAAGAAcagttgaaagaaaatgaatatgatCTTGAAGAGGACTTGGGGAAGTGTGAAAATGATAACACAACTAATGGTTGTGAACTTGAATCTCCAGGGGATAATGTTAAGCCCGTTAATGTTAATGAAGTTAAGCCCATAAACAAAG gtGCAGAGCAAATTGGTTTTGAGCTAGTAGAGAAATTATTTCAAGGTCAGCTGGTATTAAGGACTCGTTGCTTAGAATGTGAAAGTttaacagaaagaagagaagatttTCAGGACATCAGTGTGCCAGTACAAGAAGATGAGCTTTCCAAAGTAGAGGAGAGTTCTGAAA TTTCTCCAGAgccaaaaacagaaatgaagaccCTGAGATGGGCAATTTCACAGTTTGCTTCAGTGGAGAGGATTGTAGgagaagataaatatttctgtgaaaattgcCATCATTATACTGAAGCCGAACGAAGTCTTTTGTTTGACAAAATGCCTGAAGTTATAACTATTCATTTGAAGTGCTTTGCTGCTAGTGGCTTGGA GTTTGATTGTTATGGTGGTGGACTTTCCAAGATCAACACTCCTTTACTGACACCTCTTAAATTGTCACTAGAAGAATGGAGCACAAAGCCAACCAACGACAGCTATGGATTATTTGCGGTTGTGATGCACAGTGGCATTACCATCAGTAGTGGGCATTACACTGCTTCTGTTAAAGTCACCGACCTTAACAGTTTAGAACTAGATAAGGGAAATTTTGTCATCGACCAAATGTGTGAAATAG atcaggaacaagaaagtGATGCTCTCTATCATAcatcattcaacatagtactggaggcTCTAAACAtcactgtaaaaagaaaaaaagattctacaGATAAATTACTACAATTAAGTGAGTTTGGCAATATCCTcatgtaa
- the USP1 gene encoding ubiquitin carboxyl-terminal hydrolase 1 isoform X4 has product MPGVIPSESNGLSRGSPSKKNRLSLKFFQKKETKRALDFTDSQENEEKASEYRGSEIDQVVPAAQSSPVHCEKRENLLPFVGLNNLGNTCYLNSILQVLYFCPGFKSGVKHLFNIISRKKEALKDEANQKDKGSCKEDSLASYELICSLQSLIISVEQLQASFLLNPEKYTDELATQPRRLLNTLRELNPMYEGYLQHDAQEVLQCILGNIQETCQLLKKEEVKNVVELSTKIEEKPHQKEEMSGINSIEMDNLRPSEDYKEKLPKGNGKRKSDTEFGNMKKKVKVSKEHQSLEENQRQTRSKRKATGDTLEIPSKIIPKCVSENESARPSQKKSRVKINWLKPATKQPSILSKFCSLGKITTNQGSKEQLKENEYDLEEDLGKCENDNTTNGCELESPGDNVKPVNVNEVKPINKGAEQIGFELVEKLFQGQLVLRTRCLECESLTERREDFQDISVPVQEDELSKVEESSEISPEPKTEMKTLRWAISQFASVERIVGEDKYFCENCHHYTEAERSLLFDKMPEVITIHLKCFAASGLEFDCYGGGLSKINTPLLTPLKLSLEEWSTKPTNDSYGLFAVVMHSGITISSGHYTASVKVTDLNSLELDKGNFVIDQMCEIGPVVFQLRSRISFQYI; this is encoded by the exons atgCCTGGTGTCATACCTAGTGAAAGTAATGGGCTTTCAAGAGGTAGCCCGtcaaagaaaaacagactttCCTTGAAGttttttcagaaaaaggaaactaagaGAGCCCTGGATTTCACGGATtctcaagaaaatgaagaaaaggctTCTGAATATAGAGGATCTGAAAT TGATCAAGTTGTCCCTGCAGCACAGTCCTCACCTGTACACtgtgagaagagagaaaacttaCTACCCTTTGTGGGACTGAATAATCTCGGCAACACTTGTTACCTTAATAGTATACTTCAG GTATTATATTTTTGTCCTGGTTTTAAATCTGGAGTGAAGCACTTATTCAACATTATttcaaggaagaaagaagccCTAAAAGATGAAGCCAATCAAAAAgataag GGAAGTTGCAAAGAAGATTCTTTGGCAAGTTATGAACTAATATGCAGTTTACAGTCCTTGATCATTTCAGTTGAACAGCTTCAGGCTAGCTTTCTCTTAAATCCAGAAAAATACACTGATGAACTTGCTACTCAGCCAAGGCGACTGCTTAACACACTCAG ggAACTCAACCCTATGTATGAAGGATATCTACAGCATGATGCACAGGAAGTATTACAGTGTATTTTGGGAAACATTCAAGAAACATGCCAActcctaaaaaaagaagaagtaaaaaatgtGGTAGAATTATCTACTAAGATAGAAGAAAAACCTCATCAGAAAGAGGAAATGAGTGGTATTAACAGCATAGAGATGGACAATCTTAGGCCTTCtgaagattataaagaaaaactcccaaaaggaaatgggaaaagaaaaagtgacactGAATTTGGTAAcatgaagaaaaaagttaaagtatCCAAGGAACACCAGTCATTGGAAGAGAACCAGAGACAAACCAGATCAAAAAGGAAAGCTACAGGTGATACGTTAGAGATTCCTTCTAAAATAATCCCCAAGTGtgtttctgaaaatgaaagtGCAAGACCCTcacaaaagaaatcaagagttaaaatAAATTGGTTAAAGCCTGCAACTAAGCAACCCAGCATTCTTTCTAAATTCTGTAGTCTGGGGAAAATAACAACAAACCAGGGATCCAAAGAAcagttgaaagaaaatgaatatgatCTTGAAGAGGACTTGGGGAAGTGTGAAAATGATAACACAACTAATGGTTGTGAACTTGAATCTCCAGGGGATAATGTTAAGCCCGTTAATGTTAATGAAGTTAAGCCCATAAACAAAG gtGCAGAGCAAATTGGTTTTGAGCTAGTAGAGAAATTATTTCAAGGTCAGCTGGTATTAAGGACTCGTTGCTTAGAATGTGAAAGTttaacagaaagaagagaagatttTCAGGACATCAGTGTGCCAGTACAAGAAGATGAGCTTTCCAAAGTAGAGGAGAGTTCTGAAA TTTCTCCAGAgccaaaaacagaaatgaagaccCTGAGATGGGCAATTTCACAGTTTGCTTCAGTGGAGAGGATTGTAGgagaagataaatatttctgtgaaaattgcCATCATTATACTGAAGCCGAACGAAGTCTTTTGTTTGACAAAATGCCTGAAGTTATAACTATTCATTTGAAGTGCTTTGCTGCTAGTGGCTTGGA GTTTGATTGTTATGGTGGTGGACTTTCCAAGATCAACACTCCTTTACTGACACCTCTTAAATTGTCACTAGAAGAATGGAGCACAAAGCCAACCAACGACAGCTATGGATTATTTGCGGTTGTGATGCACAGTGGCATTACCATCAGTAGTGGGCATTACACTGCTTCTGTTAAAGTCACCGACCTTAACAGTTTAGAACTAGATAAGGGAAATTTTGTCATCGACCAAATGTGTGAAATAG GTCCTGTGGTTTTTCAGCTAAGAAGCAGAATCTCATTTCAgtacatttag
- the USP1 gene encoding ubiquitin carboxyl-terminal hydrolase 1 isoform X1: MPGVIPSESNGLSRGSPSKKNRLSLKFFQKKETKRALDFTDSQENEEKASEYRGSEIDQVVPAAQSSPVHCEKRENLLPFVGLNNLGNTCYLNSILQVLYFCPGFKSGVKHLFNIISRKKEALKDEANQKDKGSCKEDSLASYELICSLQSLIISVEQLQASFLLNPEKYTDELATQPRRLLNTLRELNPMYEGYLQHDAQEVLQCILGNIQETCQLLKKEEVKNVVELSTKIEEKPHQKEEMSGINSIEMDNLRPSEDYKEKLPKGNGKRKSDTEFGNMKKKVKVSKEHQSLEENQRQTRSKRKATGDTLEIPSKIIPKCVSENESARPSQKKSRVKINWLKPATKQPSILSKFCSLGKITTNQGSKEQLKENEYDLEEDLGKCENDNTTNGCELESPGDNVKPVNVNEVKPINKGAEQIGFELVEKLFQGQLVLRTRCLECESLTERREDFQDISVPVQEDELSKVEESSEISPEPKTEMKTLRWAISQFASVERIVGEDKYFCENCHHYTEAERSLLFDKMPEVITIHLKCFAASGLEFDCYGGGLSKINTPLLTPLKLSLEEWSTKPTNDSYGLFAVVMHSGITISSGHYTASVKVTDLNSLELDKGNFVIDQMCEIGKPEPLNEEEARGVVENYDDDEVSIRVSGNTQPSKVLNKKNVEAIGLLGGQKSKADYELYNKASNPDKVASTAFAENRNSETNNTNGTHEFDTNKESSDQTGINFSGFENKISCVVQSLKEYEGKWLLFDDSEVKVTEEKDFLNSLSPSTSPTSTPYLLFYKKL, translated from the exons atgCCTGGTGTCATACCTAGTGAAAGTAATGGGCTTTCAAGAGGTAGCCCGtcaaagaaaaacagactttCCTTGAAGttttttcagaaaaaggaaactaagaGAGCCCTGGATTTCACGGATtctcaagaaaatgaagaaaaggctTCTGAATATAGAGGATCTGAAAT TGATCAAGTTGTCCCTGCAGCACAGTCCTCACCTGTACACtgtgagaagagagaaaacttaCTACCCTTTGTGGGACTGAATAATCTCGGCAACACTTGTTACCTTAATAGTATACTTCAG GTATTATATTTTTGTCCTGGTTTTAAATCTGGAGTGAAGCACTTATTCAACATTATttcaaggaagaaagaagccCTAAAAGATGAAGCCAATCAAAAAgataag GGAAGTTGCAAAGAAGATTCTTTGGCAAGTTATGAACTAATATGCAGTTTACAGTCCTTGATCATTTCAGTTGAACAGCTTCAGGCTAGCTTTCTCTTAAATCCAGAAAAATACACTGATGAACTTGCTACTCAGCCAAGGCGACTGCTTAACACACTCAG ggAACTCAACCCTATGTATGAAGGATATCTACAGCATGATGCACAGGAAGTATTACAGTGTATTTTGGGAAACATTCAAGAAACATGCCAActcctaaaaaaagaagaagtaaaaaatgtGGTAGAATTATCTACTAAGATAGAAGAAAAACCTCATCAGAAAGAGGAAATGAGTGGTATTAACAGCATAGAGATGGACAATCTTAGGCCTTCtgaagattataaagaaaaactcccaaaaggaaatgggaaaagaaaaagtgacactGAATTTGGTAAcatgaagaaaaaagttaaagtatCCAAGGAACACCAGTCATTGGAAGAGAACCAGAGACAAACCAGATCAAAAAGGAAAGCTACAGGTGATACGTTAGAGATTCCTTCTAAAATAATCCCCAAGTGtgtttctgaaaatgaaagtGCAAGACCCTcacaaaagaaatcaagagttaaaatAAATTGGTTAAAGCCTGCAACTAAGCAACCCAGCATTCTTTCTAAATTCTGTAGTCTGGGGAAAATAACAACAAACCAGGGATCCAAAGAAcagttgaaagaaaatgaatatgatCTTGAAGAGGACTTGGGGAAGTGTGAAAATGATAACACAACTAATGGTTGTGAACTTGAATCTCCAGGGGATAATGTTAAGCCCGTTAATGTTAATGAAGTTAAGCCCATAAACAAAG gtGCAGAGCAAATTGGTTTTGAGCTAGTAGAGAAATTATTTCAAGGTCAGCTGGTATTAAGGACTCGTTGCTTAGAATGTGAAAGTttaacagaaagaagagaagatttTCAGGACATCAGTGTGCCAGTACAAGAAGATGAGCTTTCCAAAGTAGAGGAGAGTTCTGAAA TTTCTCCAGAgccaaaaacagaaatgaagaccCTGAGATGGGCAATTTCACAGTTTGCTTCAGTGGAGAGGATTGTAGgagaagataaatatttctgtgaaaattgcCATCATTATACTGAAGCCGAACGAAGTCTTTTGTTTGACAAAATGCCTGAAGTTATAACTATTCATTTGAAGTGCTTTGCTGCTAGTGGCTTGGA GTTTGATTGTTATGGTGGTGGACTTTCCAAGATCAACACTCCTTTACTGACACCTCTTAAATTGTCACTAGAAGAATGGAGCACAAAGCCAACCAACGACAGCTATGGATTATTTGCGGTTGTGATGCACAGTGGCATTACCATCAGTAGTGGGCATTACACTGCTTCTGTTAAAGTCACCGACCTTAACAGTTTAGAACTAGATAAGGGAAATTTTGTCATCGACCAAATGTGTGAAATAGGTAAGCCAGAACCATTGAATGAGGAGGAAGCAAGGGGTGTGGTTgaaaattatgatgatgatgaagtgTCAATTAGAGTTAGTGGAAATACACAGCCAAGTAAAGTtttgaacaaaaaaaatgtagaagctATTGGACTTCTTGGAGGACAAAAGAGCAAAGCAGATTATGAGCTATACAACAAAGCATCTAATCCTGATAAAGTTGCCAGTACAGCATTTGctgaaaatagaaattctgagaCTAACAATACTAATGGGACCCATGAATTTGATACAAACAAAGAATCCAGTGACCAAACAGGCATTAACTTTAGTGGATTTGAGAACAAAATTTCATGTGTAGTGCAAAGCTTAAAGGAGTATGAGGGGAAATGGTTACTTTTTGATGATTCTGAAGTGAAAGTTACTGAAGAGAAGGACTTTTTgaattctctttccccttctacATCTCCTACATCTACTCCTTATTtgctattttataagaaattatag
- the USP1 gene encoding ubiquitin carboxyl-terminal hydrolase 1 isoform X2, translating into MPGVIPSESNGLSRGSPSKKNRLSLKFFQKKETKRALDFTDSQENEEKASEYRGSEIDQVVPAAQSSPVHCEKRENLLPFVGLNNLGNTCYLNSILQVLYFCPGFKSGVKHLFNIISRKKEALKDEANQKDKGSCKEDSLASYELICSLQSLIISVEQLQASFLLNPEKYTDELATQPRRLLNTLRELNPMYEGYLQHDAQEVLQCILGNIQETCQLLKKEEVKNVVELSTKIEEKPHQKEEMSGINSIEMDNLRPSEDYKEKLPKGNGKRKSDTEFGNMKKKVKVSKEHQSLEENQRQTRSKRKATGAEQIGFELVEKLFQGQLVLRTRCLECESLTERREDFQDISVPVQEDELSKVEESSEISPEPKTEMKTLRWAISQFASVERIVGEDKYFCENCHHYTEAERSLLFDKMPEVITIHLKCFAASGLEFDCYGGGLSKINTPLLTPLKLSLEEWSTKPTNDSYGLFAVVMHSGITISSGHYTASVKVTDLNSLELDKGNFVIDQMCEIGKPEPLNEEEARGVVENYDDDEVSIRVSGNTQPSKVLNKKNVEAIGLLGGQKSKADYELYNKASNPDKVASTAFAENRNSETNNTNGTHEFDTNKESSDQTGINFSGFENKISCVVQSLKEYEGKWLLFDDSEVKVTEEKDFLNSLSPSTSPTSTPYLLFYKKL; encoded by the exons atgCCTGGTGTCATACCTAGTGAAAGTAATGGGCTTTCAAGAGGTAGCCCGtcaaagaaaaacagactttCCTTGAAGttttttcagaaaaaggaaactaagaGAGCCCTGGATTTCACGGATtctcaagaaaatgaagaaaaggctTCTGAATATAGAGGATCTGAAAT TGATCAAGTTGTCCCTGCAGCACAGTCCTCACCTGTACACtgtgagaagagagaaaacttaCTACCCTTTGTGGGACTGAATAATCTCGGCAACACTTGTTACCTTAATAGTATACTTCAG GTATTATATTTTTGTCCTGGTTTTAAATCTGGAGTGAAGCACTTATTCAACATTATttcaaggaagaaagaagccCTAAAAGATGAAGCCAATCAAAAAgataag GGAAGTTGCAAAGAAGATTCTTTGGCAAGTTATGAACTAATATGCAGTTTACAGTCCTTGATCATTTCAGTTGAACAGCTTCAGGCTAGCTTTCTCTTAAATCCAGAAAAATACACTGATGAACTTGCTACTCAGCCAAGGCGACTGCTTAACACACTCAG ggAACTCAACCCTATGTATGAAGGATATCTACAGCATGATGCACAGGAAGTATTACAGTGTATTTTGGGAAACATTCAAGAAACATGCCAActcctaaaaaaagaagaagtaaaaaatgtGGTAGAATTATCTACTAAGATAGAAGAAAAACCTCATCAGAAAGAGGAAATGAGTGGTATTAACAGCATAGAGATGGACAATCTTAGGCCTTCtgaagattataaagaaaaactcccaaaaggaaatgggaaaagaaaaagtgacactGAATTTGGTAAcatgaagaaaaaagttaaagtatCCAAGGAACACCAGTCATTGGAAGAGAACCAGAGACAAACCAGATCAAAAAGGAAAGCTACAG gtGCAGAGCAAATTGGTTTTGAGCTAGTAGAGAAATTATTTCAAGGTCAGCTGGTATTAAGGACTCGTTGCTTAGAATGTGAAAGTttaacagaaagaagagaagatttTCAGGACATCAGTGTGCCAGTACAAGAAGATGAGCTTTCCAAAGTAGAGGAGAGTTCTGAAA TTTCTCCAGAgccaaaaacagaaatgaagaccCTGAGATGGGCAATTTCACAGTTTGCTTCAGTGGAGAGGATTGTAGgagaagataaatatttctgtgaaaattgcCATCATTATACTGAAGCCGAACGAAGTCTTTTGTTTGACAAAATGCCTGAAGTTATAACTATTCATTTGAAGTGCTTTGCTGCTAGTGGCTTGGA GTTTGATTGTTATGGTGGTGGACTTTCCAAGATCAACACTCCTTTACTGACACCTCTTAAATTGTCACTAGAAGAATGGAGCACAAAGCCAACCAACGACAGCTATGGATTATTTGCGGTTGTGATGCACAGTGGCATTACCATCAGTAGTGGGCATTACACTGCTTCTGTTAAAGTCACCGACCTTAACAGTTTAGAACTAGATAAGGGAAATTTTGTCATCGACCAAATGTGTGAAATAGGTAAGCCAGAACCATTGAATGAGGAGGAAGCAAGGGGTGTGGTTgaaaattatgatgatgatgaagtgTCAATTAGAGTTAGTGGAAATACACAGCCAAGTAAAGTtttgaacaaaaaaaatgtagaagctATTGGACTTCTTGGAGGACAAAAGAGCAAAGCAGATTATGAGCTATACAACAAAGCATCTAATCCTGATAAAGTTGCCAGTACAGCATTTGctgaaaatagaaattctgagaCTAACAATACTAATGGGACCCATGAATTTGATACAAACAAAGAATCCAGTGACCAAACAGGCATTAACTTTAGTGGATTTGAGAACAAAATTTCATGTGTAGTGCAAAGCTTAAAGGAGTATGAGGGGAAATGGTTACTTTTTGATGATTCTGAAGTGAAAGTTACTGAAGAGAAGGACTTTTTgaattctctttccccttctacATCTCCTACATCTACTCCTTATTtgctattttataagaaattatag
- the LOC125755032 gene encoding uncharacterized protein LOC125755032 codes for MAHSEVRGGDAPSAAGMCEGATGETLPAPPPRPPPPTREKLPGSPSPQGGDHPLSGREPGLPLGAARRRHQLHPGSGARPRPPPPAPGWRAPRTQPRSPSAGTARLFPTPPPRGTWRVFLTLRTPVFEPPPAPALRLEVASFESAGSSLRAAETRQAGAASRPPLAPPARTGPGTSWNVLEVKSVESLSQG; via the coding sequence ATGGCCCACAGCGAGGTCCGCGGCGGTGACGCCCCGAGCGCAGCCGGGATGTGCGAGGGTGCGACAGGTGAGAccctgcccgcgcccccgccgcgccccccacccccgacccggGAGAAGCTGCCCGGATCGCCCTCCCCGCAGGGGGGTGACCACCCGCTCTCGGGGCGGGAACCCGGGCTGCCGCTCGGTGCTGCCCGGCGCCGGCACCAACTACATCCCGGGAgcggcgcccgcccccgcccgcccccgcccgccccgggatGGCGAGCACCACGGACGCAGCCCCGCTCGCCGAGCGCCGGAACCGCTAGGCTCTTTCCCACTCCACCACCGAGGGGAACTTGGCGCGTTTTCCTCACTCTCAGGACCCCCGTGTTTGAGCCTCCGCCCGCGCCAGCACTGCGATTGGAGGTGGCGTCCTTCGAAAGTGCCGGTTCTAGTCTCCGCGCTGCAGAGACACGACAGGCAGGAGCCGCCTCGCGCCCGCCACTCGCCCCCCCGGCACGCACGGGCCCCGGAACCAGCTGGAACG